In Sorghum bicolor cultivar BTx623 chromosome 8, Sorghum_bicolor_NCBIv3, whole genome shotgun sequence, one genomic interval encodes:
- the LOC8076625 gene encoding uncharacterized protein LOC8076625 isoform X1, translated as MPTSRHPSHLLGCRLLFFPPLQSTELYISYTISGLVMPVNIDIAPFKLDIDELIADYAKENYMSLAEFKRVWMAKKFSYIYEGRPKTNSGLFMQSLFLHCIGHLTSQSSLPQRLAGLYCLYCLYECQPYKPQFKIYLSLEESRQLKDFVVMAKQNGLQLVPALVKRMLDKGMFLLGYMNLIDDNGGKQVEELTALQNKRVKFACDKLFANTQAESYMHMDLGAEFELDSIKKLSKEYAEAKELALAEASQIVEVEDAKHLLQSDKLLGDKIDEVVKEWDAQKEGFYERTGLTPGNRLMVVDNDESGVQDHEDASHSNQIMAIDNDESGVQNQEDDDFYDLDQLLE; from the exons ATGCCGACCTCGCGGCACCCGTCGCACCTGCTGGGTTGCCGACTTCTTTTTTTTCCCCCCCTCCAATCAACTGAACTATACATTTCTTATACAATTTCAGGCTTGGTCATGCCTGTAAATATAGATATTGCTCCTTTCAAGCTGGACATCGATGAGCTCATAGCTGATTATGCCAAG GAGAACTATATGTCACTTGCTGAATTTAAACGAGTGTGGAtggccaagaaattttcttatATTTATGAAGGCAGACCTAAGACAAACTCGGGTTTATTCATGCAGTCCCTCTTTCTGCATTGTATTG GTCATTTGACTTCTCAAAGTTCACTACCCCAAAGATTGGCTGGACTTTACTGCCTTTACTGTCTGTATGAGTGCCAGCCATACAAGCCACAGTTCAAGATTTATTTGTCTCTTG AGGAGTCTAGGCAACTGAAAGATTTCGTTGTTATGGCTAAGCAAAATGGACTGCAGCTCGTGCCTGCACTTGTTAAAAGGATGCTCGATAAAGGCATGTTTTTGCTTGGCTACATGAATTTGATTGATGACAATGGGGGCAAGCAGGTTGAGGAGTTGACTGCATTGCAGAACAAGCGAGTAAAATTTGCCTGTGACAA GTTATTTGCAAATACCCAAGCAGAAAGTTATATGCACATGGACTTG GGTGCTGAGTTTGAGCTTGATAGCATCAAGAAATTGTCAAAGGAGTACGCAGAAGCAAAGGAATTGGCCCTTGCAG AGGCAAGCCAGATTGTGGAAGTTGAAGATGCTAAGCACCTCCTTCAGAGTGACAAGCTGTTGGGTGACAAGATAGACGAAGTCGTCAAAGAATGGGATGCCCAGAAGGAGGGGTTCTACGAGAGAACAGGATTAACCCCTGGCAATCGGCTCATGGTGGTTGACAATGATGAATCAGGAGTACAAGATCACGAGGACGCATCCCATAGCAATCAGATCATGGCGATTGACAATGATGAATCAGGAGTACAAAAT
- the LOC8076625 gene encoding uncharacterized protein LOC8076625 isoform X2, translating to MPPPPDAAALLLPQFPSAPPPPIASVLGLVMPVNIDIAPFKLDIDELIADYAKENYMSLAEFKRVWMAKKFSYIYEGRPKTNSGLFMQSLFLHCIGHLTSQSSLPQRLAGLYCLYCLYECQPYKPQFKIYLSLEESRQLKDFVVMAKQNGLQLVPALVKRMLDKGMFLLGYMNLIDDNGGKQVEELTALQNKRVKFACDKLFANTQAESYMHMDLGAEFELDSIKKLSKEYAEAKELALAEASQIVEVEDAKHLLQSDKLLGDKIDEVVKEWDAQKEGFYERTGLTPGNRLMVVDNDESGVQDHEDASHSNQIMAIDNDESGVQNQEDDDFYDLDQLLE from the exons ATGCCCCCACCGCCCGACGCCGCCGCCCTCCTGCTTCCCCAATTCCCCTCGGCCCCGCCGCCTCCCATCGCTTCGGTCCTCG GCTTGGTCATGCCTGTAAATATAGATATTGCTCCTTTCAAGCTGGACATCGATGAGCTCATAGCTGATTATGCCAAG GAGAACTATATGTCACTTGCTGAATTTAAACGAGTGTGGAtggccaagaaattttcttatATTTATGAAGGCAGACCTAAGACAAACTCGGGTTTATTCATGCAGTCCCTCTTTCTGCATTGTATTG GTCATTTGACTTCTCAAAGTTCACTACCCCAAAGATTGGCTGGACTTTACTGCCTTTACTGTCTGTATGAGTGCCAGCCATACAAGCCACAGTTCAAGATTTATTTGTCTCTTG AGGAGTCTAGGCAACTGAAAGATTTCGTTGTTATGGCTAAGCAAAATGGACTGCAGCTCGTGCCTGCACTTGTTAAAAGGATGCTCGATAAAGGCATGTTTTTGCTTGGCTACATGAATTTGATTGATGACAATGGGGGCAAGCAGGTTGAGGAGTTGACTGCATTGCAGAACAAGCGAGTAAAATTTGCCTGTGACAA GTTATTTGCAAATACCCAAGCAGAAAGTTATATGCACATGGACTTG GGTGCTGAGTTTGAGCTTGATAGCATCAAGAAATTGTCAAAGGAGTACGCAGAAGCAAAGGAATTGGCCCTTGCAG AGGCAAGCCAGATTGTGGAAGTTGAAGATGCTAAGCACCTCCTTCAGAGTGACAAGCTGTTGGGTGACAAGATAGACGAAGTCGTCAAAGAATGGGATGCCCAGAAGGAGGGGTTCTACGAGAGAACAGGATTAACCCCTGGCAATCGGCTCATGGTGGTTGACAATGATGAATCAGGAGTACAAGATCACGAGGACGCATCCCATAGCAATCAGATCATGGCGATTGACAATGATGAATCAGGAGTACAAAAT
- the LOC8076625 gene encoding uncharacterized protein LOC8076625 isoform X3 produces the protein MPVNIDIAPFKLDIDELIADYAKENYMSLAEFKRVWMAKKFSYIYEGRPKTNSGLFMQSLFLHCIGHLTSQSSLPQRLAGLYCLYCLYECQPYKPQFKIYLSLEESRQLKDFVVMAKQNGLQLVPALVKRMLDKGMFLLGYMNLIDDNGGKQVEELTALQNKRVKFACDKLFANTQAESYMHMDLGAEFELDSIKKLSKEYAEAKELALAEASQIVEVEDAKHLLQSDKLLGDKIDEVVKEWDAQKEGFYERTGLTPGNRLMVVDNDESGVQDHEDASHSNQIMAIDNDESGVQNQEDDDFYDLDQLLE, from the exons ATGCCTGTAAATATAGATATTGCTCCTTTCAAGCTGGACATCGATGAGCTCATAGCTGATTATGCCAAG GAGAACTATATGTCACTTGCTGAATTTAAACGAGTGTGGAtggccaagaaattttcttatATTTATGAAGGCAGACCTAAGACAAACTCGGGTTTATTCATGCAGTCCCTCTTTCTGCATTGTATTG GTCATTTGACTTCTCAAAGTTCACTACCCCAAAGATTGGCTGGACTTTACTGCCTTTACTGTCTGTATGAGTGCCAGCCATACAAGCCACAGTTCAAGATTTATTTGTCTCTTG AGGAGTCTAGGCAACTGAAAGATTTCGTTGTTATGGCTAAGCAAAATGGACTGCAGCTCGTGCCTGCACTTGTTAAAAGGATGCTCGATAAAGGCATGTTTTTGCTTGGCTACATGAATTTGATTGATGACAATGGGGGCAAGCAGGTTGAGGAGTTGACTGCATTGCAGAACAAGCGAGTAAAATTTGCCTGTGACAA GTTATTTGCAAATACCCAAGCAGAAAGTTATATGCACATGGACTTG GGTGCTGAGTTTGAGCTTGATAGCATCAAGAAATTGTCAAAGGAGTACGCAGAAGCAAAGGAATTGGCCCTTGCAG AGGCAAGCCAGATTGTGGAAGTTGAAGATGCTAAGCACCTCCTTCAGAGTGACAAGCTGTTGGGTGACAAGATAGACGAAGTCGTCAAAGAATGGGATGCCCAGAAGGAGGGGTTCTACGAGAGAACAGGATTAACCCCTGGCAATCGGCTCATGGTGGTTGACAATGATGAATCAGGAGTACAAGATCACGAGGACGCATCCCATAGCAATCAGATCATGGCGATTGACAATGATGAATCAGGAGTACAAAAT